The Desulfuromonas versatilis genome has a segment encoding these proteins:
- a CDS encoding ABC transporter permease has translation MLRYILKRCILMIPLLLGITLISFLVIHLAPGEPTDMQTQLNPEASVELQQRLRAQYDLDKPLLVQYGKWLGRLVQLDFGDSFAQDRRPVFEKIVERLPITILINVLSIALILAVAVPLGIISATRRNSAFDRGTTIFVFIGFATPSFWLALLLMDYLGVRLGLFPIAGVKSLGYEYLGWIEQVWDRIHHLVLPVFVSAFGGLAGFSRYMRSNMLEVIRQDYILTARAKGLSERAVIYRHALRNALLPVITILGLSVPGLIGGSVIFETIFAIPGMGKLFYDGVMMRDYPLIMGVLVIGAVLTLVGNLLADISYALADPRIRKA, from the coding sequence ATGCTTCGCTACATACTGAAACGCTGCATTCTCATGATACCGCTGCTGCTGGGAATCACCCTGATCTCCTTCCTGGTCATTCATCTTGCGCCCGGGGAGCCGACGGACATGCAGACCCAGCTCAACCCTGAGGCAAGCGTAGAACTGCAGCAGCGGCTGCGGGCGCAGTACGATCTGGACAAGCCGCTGCTGGTGCAGTACGGCAAGTGGCTGGGTCGCCTGGTGCAGTTGGACTTTGGCGACTCCTTTGCTCAGGACCGTCGGCCGGTTTTCGAAAAGATTGTCGAACGGCTGCCGATCACCATACTCATCAACGTCCTGTCCATCGCCCTGATTCTGGCGGTGGCGGTGCCGTTGGGAATAATTTCCGCCACCCGGCGCAACTCGGCCTTCGACCGCGGCACCACCATTTTCGTCTTCATCGGCTTCGCCACACCTTCCTTCTGGCTGGCCCTGCTGCTGATGGACTATCTGGGCGTGCGGCTGGGGCTGTTTCCCATAGCCGGGGTCAAGTCCCTCGGCTACGAATATCTCGGCTGGATCGAACAGGTCTGGGACCGCATCCATCATCTGGTCCTGCCGGTTTTCGTCTCCGCATTCGGGGGCCTGGCCGGGTTTTCGCGCTACATGAGATCCAACATGCTCGAGGTCATAAGGCAGGATTATATTCTCACTGCCCGCGCCAAGGGCCTTTCCGAGAGGGCGGTGATCTACCGCCACGCCTTGCGCAACGCGCTGCTTCCGGTCATTACCATTCTCGGCCTGTCGGTCCCCGGGCTTATCGGCGGCAGCGTCATTTTCGAAACCATTTTCGCCATTCCAGGTATGGGCAAGCTCTTCTATGACGGCGTCATGATGCGCGACTACCCACTGATCATGGGGGTTCTGGTGATCGGCGCGGTTCTCACCTTGGTGGGCAATCTGCTGGCCGACATCAGCTATGCCCTGGCCGACCCACGCATACGCAAGGCATGA
- a CDS encoding peptide-binding protein, whose translation MRFPKIFLILAALLALSACERQEAAPVTGESAGPPAFGDTLIMGSIGDASNLLPVLASDSASSDINGLVYNGLVRYDKEFNIEGELAESWDISPDNLTFTFHLRKGVRWHDGTPFTSADVLYTYQLYVDPNTPTAYAERYLLVKKAEAPDPYTFQVTYEQPLATALISWAMQVLPKHLLEGTEITKSPLSRKPVGTGPFRFAEWVPGEKIVLEANPDYFEGTPYIKRVVYRIIPDQSTMFLELQSGGLDHMGLNPIQYSTQTDTLAFNRRFKKYRYPASSYTYLGYNLRRPLFQDVRVRQALGFAINKQELIDGVLLGLGQVATGPYKPQTWPHNPNVARYPYDPERARKLLAEAGWRDSDGDGVLDREGKPLAFTIVTNQGNDQRIKTGEIIQRRFKEVGVDVKLRVIEWASFLKEFINPGNFDATILGWTIPPDPDGYNVWHGSKTKLGELNFINYQNPEVDDLLDRGRRTLDQAERKKIYDRFQEILAEEQPYCFLYVPDALPVVASRFRGIEPAPAGIMHNFIRWYVPRDEQKYTR comes from the coding sequence ATGCGTTTTCCAAAGATCTTCTTGATTCTGGCCGCGCTCCTGGCGCTGAGCGCCTGCGAGCGGCAGGAGGCAGCCCCGGTGACCGGTGAAAGCGCCGGGCCGCCTGCCTTTGGTGACACCCTCATCATGGGGTCCATCGGCGACGCCAGCAACCTGCTGCCGGTCCTGGCTTCGGATTCGGCCTCCTCGGATATCAACGGGCTGGTTTACAACGGCCTGGTCCGCTACGACAAGGAGTTCAATATCGAAGGCGAACTGGCCGAGTCCTGGGACATCTCCCCGGACAACCTGACCTTCACCTTCCATCTGCGCAAGGGGGTCAGGTGGCACGACGGCACGCCCTTCACTTCCGCGGACGTGCTCTACACCTACCAGCTGTATGTCGACCCCAATACGCCGACCGCCTATGCCGAGCGCTACCTGCTGGTCAAGAAGGCCGAAGCCCCTGATCCCTACACCTTCCAGGTGACCTACGAACAGCCCCTGGCCACCGCCTTGATCAGCTGGGCGATGCAGGTGCTGCCCAAGCACCTGCTGGAGGGAACCGAAATCACCAAGAGTCCCCTGTCGCGCAAACCCGTCGGAACCGGGCCCTTCCGGTTTGCCGAATGGGTCCCGGGGGAGAAGATCGTCCTCGAGGCCAACCCCGACTATTTCGAGGGGACTCCCTATATCAAGCGGGTGGTCTACCGGATCATCCCCGACCAGTCGACCATGTTTCTCGAGCTGCAGTCGGGCGGGCTCGACCACATGGGGCTGAACCCGATCCAGTACTCCACCCAGACCGACACCCTGGCCTTCAACCGCCGCTTCAAAAAGTACCGCTACCCGGCCTCCAGCTACACCTACCTCGGCTACAACCTGCGCCGCCCCCTGTTCCAGGATGTCCGGGTGCGCCAGGCCCTCGGCTTTGCCATCAACAAACAGGAGCTGATCGACGGGGTGCTGCTGGGGCTCGGGCAGGTGGCCACCGGGCCCTACAAACCGCAGACCTGGCCCCACAACCCCAACGTGGCGCGCTACCCCTACGACCCCGAACGTGCCCGGAAACTGCTGGCCGAGGCCGGATGGAGGGACAGCGACGGGGACGGCGTCCTCGACCGTGAAGGGAAACCCCTGGCATTCACCATCGTCACCAATCAGGGAAACGACCAGCGGATCAAAACCGGGGAGATCATTCAGCGCCGCTTCAAGGAGGTGGGGGTCGACGTCAAGCTGCGGGTCATCGAGTGGGCATCCTTCCTGAAGGAGTTCATCAACCCGGGCAACTTCGACGCCACCATCCTCGGCTGGACCATCCCGCCGGATCCTGACGGATACAACGTCTGGCACGGCAGCAAAACCAAGCTTGGGGAGCTCAATTTCATCAATTACCAGAACCCCGAAGTTGACGACCTGCTGGACCGCGGCCGGCGCACCCTGGATCAGGCAGAGCGCAAGAAGATCTACGACCGCTTCCAGGAGATTCTGGCCGAGGAGCAGCCTTACTGCTTTCTCTACGTCCCCGACGCGCTGCCGGTGGTGGCCTCCCGGTTTCGCGGGATTGAACCCGCTCCGGCCGGCATCATGCACAATTTCATAAGGTGGTACGTACCCCGGGACGAGCAGAAGTACACCAGGTAA
- a CDS encoding LolA family protein: MSPRNDLVLRAADFIVQPVRAPLSRLVALGVLAWLLLSACAPRLAPPPSVAPVPPEMERVLMERLQHFGLAYHSLQGLAKVRVEAGERSLSATQVIFAQKPDRLRAETLNPFGFGQPVLLLATDGVEMSVLVPGEGEFYRGEPSPGNLQRFIRMPLRLADLVHILLYQAPVIGHDQRRMEFRPEGGYLLELADGEGRRQQLGFDRELRLVEAVYYRDEELMLRIRYGGFAEPGGEFPSQASLEVPSQQVVATLAFSEVQTNVEIPAERFALSPPPGYRVRSIP; encoded by the coding sequence ATGAGCCCGCGGAACGATCTGGTTCTTCGGGCCGCAGATTTCATCGTCCAGCCGGTCCGCGCCCCACTCTCGAGACTCGTCGCTCTGGGTGTCCTCGCCTGGCTGCTGCTGTCGGCCTGTGCGCCGCGGCTGGCTCCGCCGCCCTCGGTTGCCCCCGTCCCCCCGGAGATGGAGCGGGTACTGATGGAGAGGCTGCAACACTTTGGCCTGGCTTACCATTCCCTGCAGGGGCTCGCCAAGGTGCGGGTGGAGGCCGGGGAACGCTCCCTGTCGGCGACCCAGGTGATATTCGCCCAGAAGCCCGATCGGCTGCGGGCAGAAACCCTCAACCCCTTCGGGTTCGGGCAGCCGGTCTTGCTGCTCGCCACCGACGGGGTGGAAATGTCGGTTCTGGTGCCCGGGGAGGGTGAATTCTACCGGGGTGAGCCGTCGCCAGGGAACCTGCAGCGATTTATCCGCATGCCTCTGCGGTTGGCCGACCTGGTCCACATCCTGCTCTACCAGGCGCCGGTCATCGGGCATGACCAGCGGCGCATGGAATTTCGCCCCGAAGGGGGGTATCTGCTTGAACTGGCAGATGGGGAAGGGCGCCGCCAGCAACTCGGTTTCGACAGGGAGCTGCGCCTGGTCGAGGCGGTCTATTACCGGGACGAGGAGCTGATGCTGCGCATCCGCTACGGGGGATTTGCCGAACCCGGCGGGGAGTTTCCGTCCCAGGCCAGCCTGGAGGTTCCCTCCCAGCAGGTCGTGGCGACCCTGGCCTTTTCCGAAGTGCAGACCAATGTGGAAATTCCCGCGGAGCGCTTCGCCCTCTCGCCGCCGCCGGGGTACAGGGTCCGGAGCATCCCCTGA
- a CDS encoding tetratricopeptide repeat protein, which yields MKKIVVLRPFLVFLAFAVAFAALPGCMTGGPSTGRAPAEEFGHEGVLPRVSSSESLAMFHFGEARMLAAAGDQEGAVEALQSAIQADPHSDFLRLSLAGIYLETGQVELALRAAEDALIQNPDSVQANLLLGNINFNGGRFAKAAAYYQRATELAPDEQSAFLHLAIAHARGGDLEQAVGTLKKLLERSPDYTAAELTLARLYREMGLTGLAEQIYRDLLESQPDLDTAYLELGELLEKEDRIDQALVVYRKALEQDPLNIGMRHHIARMLVVEDRLDQALVELEAILELSPEDLEARRKIGLIYLELENWEAAAEVFTEILASDPTQAQARYYLGSALERLGDYEGALEAFQAVSEESDLYPDALSHLGFLYHQLGRTDEAIAAIRTRIARDGDRPELFSYLASLYEAAGQTDPALAVLEEGLQRFPDNGGLLYHRGIILEGSGRRAEAMTAMRLAIAADPEHAEALNFLAYGYAEAGENLEEAYALARKALELKPEAHIRDTLGWVYYRLGRYREARIELEQAVEKLPEDPVVLQHLGEVYQALGLTRKAQRIYERVLELKPEDEKTRMLLEQLKGDRP from the coding sequence TTGAAGAAAATTGTAGTTCTGCGGCCTTTCCTTGTCTTTCTTGCCTTTGCCGTGGCCTTCGCCGCTTTGCCGGGCTGCATGACCGGCGGACCGTCGACCGGGCGTGCTCCGGCCGAGGAATTCGGCCACGAAGGGGTTCTTCCCCGGGTGTCCAGCAGCGAATCGCTGGCCATGTTCCATTTTGGCGAGGCCAGGATGCTGGCCGCGGCCGGTGATCAGGAGGGGGCCGTCGAAGCTTTGCAGAGTGCGATCCAGGCTGACCCGCACTCGGACTTTCTGCGCCTTTCCCTGGCCGGAATCTACCTGGAAACCGGGCAGGTCGAACTGGCCCTGCGGGCGGCCGAAGACGCACTGATCCAAAATCCCGATTCGGTGCAGGCAAATCTGCTGCTCGGCAACATCAATTTCAACGGCGGACGATTCGCCAAGGCTGCCGCCTACTATCAACGGGCTACCGAACTCGCTCCCGATGAGCAGAGCGCTTTTCTGCACCTGGCCATTGCCCATGCCCGGGGCGGAGACCTGGAGCAGGCGGTGGGGACTCTGAAGAAGCTGCTGGAACGGAGCCCCGATTATACCGCTGCTGAATTGACCCTGGCCCGGCTCTACAGGGAAATGGGCCTGACCGGTCTGGCCGAACAGATCTATCGCGATCTTCTCGAGAGCCAGCCAGATCTCGATACCGCCTACCTCGAACTCGGAGAGTTGCTGGAAAAAGAGGACCGGATCGACCAGGCCCTGGTGGTGTACAGAAAGGCACTGGAGCAAGACCCTTTGAATATTGGCATGCGCCACCACATCGCCCGGATGCTGGTGGTCGAGGATCGTCTCGATCAGGCCCTGGTGGAGTTGGAAGCCATTCTCGAGTTGTCCCCCGAAGATCTGGAGGCCCGGCGCAAGATCGGCCTGATTTACCTCGAGTTGGAAAACTGGGAGGCGGCTGCCGAAGTCTTCACCGAAATCCTGGCGAGCGATCCGACCCAGGCCCAGGCGCGTTATTATCTTGGCAGTGCGCTGGAGCGCCTGGGCGACTACGAAGGGGCTCTGGAGGCATTTCAGGCGGTTTCGGAAGAGTCCGACCTATATCCAGACGCCCTTTCTCACCTGGGATTTCTCTATCACCAGTTGGGGCGCACCGACGAGGCCATAGCCGCCATCCGCACCCGTATCGCCCGGGATGGGGATCGGCCTGAGCTCTTTTCGTACCTGGCGTCCCTGTACGAGGCTGCCGGGCAAACCGACCCGGCCCTTGCCGTGCTGGAGGAGGGCCTGCAGAGGTTTCCCGACAACGGCGGCCTGCTCTACCACCGTGGCATTATCCTGGAAGGGAGCGGGCGGCGCGCGGAAGCCATGACGGCCATGCGCCTGGCCATCGCGGCGGATCCGGAACACGCCGAGGCGCTCAACTTTCTGGCCTACGGCTATGCCGAAGCCGGAGAGAACCTGGAGGAGGCCTACGCCCTGGCCAGAAAGGCTCTTGAACTCAAGCCCGAGGCCCACATCCGCGACACCCTCGGCTGGGTCTATTACCGCCTGGGGCGCTACCGCGAGGCTCGCATCGAACTGGAACAGGCGGTGGAAAAATTGCCGGAAGATCCGGTGGTCCTGCAGCATCTCGGGGAAGTCTACCAGGCGCTGGGCCTCACCAGGAAAGCCCAGCGGATCTATGAACGGGTGCTGGAACTTAAACCGGAGGATGAAAAGACCCGCATGCTGCTGGAGCAATTGAAGGGGGATCGCCCATGA